The Opitutaceae bacterium genome window below encodes:
- a CDS encoding DUF4062 domain-containing protein, which translates to MLRLFLSSVQKEFVAERAALRDYLRGDPLLRRFFEPFLFEDMPAADRRADEVYLDEVARCDVYVGLFGREYGREDAAGLSPTHREFDEAGRGHKPRLIFVQGADDHDKQPKMQALIRQVGGELIRRRFGTIAELIAGVYAALVRYLEDKELIRHGPFDAATCTGATLADISTGKVRHFVSVARRSRGFPLAEDTPVADVLAHLHLLREGRPTHAAILLFGGEPQRFLLSSEIKCARFHGSTVSKPIPFYQVYKGTAFELVDQAVDFVLSKINLAVGTRAESTQAPVAYEMPPEVVREAIVNAVAHRDYTSNGSVQVMLFADRLEVWNPGALPPSLTLEKLRHPHGSVPGNPLLAESLYLTKYIERMGTGTADMIERCRAAGLPEPEFALTDGFVITLRRKPEHAFQQVGGTQETGDRLVTPPVTPPVTPPVTPPVEVLARLLEQAGDLGNAEVRSRLGLKDRTHLREHYIDPALAEGIIEPTLPNKPTSPRQRYRLTPKGRAWLDQAKATSS; encoded by the coding sequence ATGCTCCGCCTTTTTCTCAGCAGCGTCCAAAAGGAATTCGTCGCGGAACGCGCGGCCCTGCGCGACTATCTGCGCGGCGACCCGCTGCTCCGGCGGTTCTTCGAACCGTTCCTCTTCGAGGACATGCCGGCGGCAGACCGCCGGGCCGATGAGGTCTATCTCGACGAGGTGGCGCGTTGCGATGTCTATGTCGGCCTCTTTGGCCGGGAGTATGGCCGCGAGGATGCGGCCGGCCTTTCCCCGACCCACCGCGAATTCGATGAGGCCGGCCGGGGGCACAAGCCACGGCTGATCTTCGTCCAAGGTGCAGACGACCACGACAAGCAGCCCAAAATGCAGGCCCTCATCCGGCAGGTCGGCGGCGAGTTGATTCGCCGCCGGTTCGGCACCATCGCCGAGCTGATTGCCGGGGTCTATGCCGCGCTGGTGCGCTACCTCGAGGACAAGGAGCTGATCCGCCACGGTCCCTTCGATGCGGCCACCTGCACCGGAGCCACCCTCGCCGACATTTCTACAGGCAAAGTGCGGCATTTCGTGAGCGTCGCCCGGCGATCCCGCGGCTTTCCTCTGGCCGAGGATACGCCAGTCGCCGACGTTCTGGCTCATCTGCATCTGCTGCGGGAGGGCCGGCCCACCCATGCCGCCATCCTGCTTTTCGGCGGCGAGCCGCAGCGCTTCCTCCTTTCCTCGGAGATCAAATGCGCCCGGTTCCACGGCTCCACGGTGTCCAAGCCGATTCCCTTCTACCAAGTCTACAAGGGCACGGCCTTCGAACTCGTGGATCAGGCGGTGGATTTCGTCCTTTCCAAGATCAACCTCGCGGTCGGCACCCGCGCGGAAAGCACGCAGGCGCCGGTCGCCTACGAGATGCCGCCCGAGGTGGTGCGCGAGGCCATCGTTAACGCCGTGGCCCACCGCGACTACACGAGCAACGGCAGTGTGCAGGTCATGTTGTTTGCCGACCGCTTGGAGGTCTGGAATCCTGGTGCGCTGCCTCCCTCGCTCACTCTGGAAAAACTGCGCCATCCTCACGGCTCGGTGCCGGGCAACCCCTTGCTCGCCGAATCGCTTTATCTCACCAAATACATTGAGCGCATGGGCACGGGCACGGCCGACATGATCGAACGTTGCCGTGCCGCCGGCCTCCCTGAGCCGGAATTCGCCCTCACCGACGGCTTTGTCATCACCCTCCGGCGCAAACCCGAGCACGCCTTCCAGCAGGTCGGCGGGACGCAAGAAACTGGCGATCGGTTAGTCACCCCACCAGTCACCCCACCAGTCACCCCACCAGTCACCCCACCAGTCGAGGTGCTTGCCCGCCTGCTCGAGCAAGCCGGCGATCTGGGCAATGCCGAGGTCCGCTCCCGCTTGGGACTCAAGGATCGCACGCACCTGCGCGAGC
- a CDS encoding ATP-dependent helicase, which produces MPPTPSPQSNLRDNHHRGTVGDFLRENLRAGADLDLVTAYFTVFAYDRLRAQLDSLGRIRLLFGEPAFIQTLDPEHKEGAAFVLRDDGLNLAGGLSQRHLARACAGWMRDKVDVRSVTRTGFLHGKMSHIRRGEVTAAIVGSSNFTTRGLGLAATGNNVELNLIVDGNRDRADLHAWFEELWNDTSRVEDVKPQVLDYLLQVYADQSPQFIYYKTLYELFRRFIEAGQIMDENLRQMRLPDTGIWRALYTFQRDGARSAINKIKQYNGCILADSVGLGKTYTALAVIKYFELRNEKVLVLCPKKLRRNWTVYRQPSTLNPFEADRFRYDVLHHTDLSRTHGDSNGLDLAALNWGNYDLVVIDESHNFRNNKPATQRPEDEEPRRTRYERLMQDIISTGIRTKVLLLSATPVNNQLADLRNQISFIAGGDVAREETADRAFAETLGIPSVRETTRQAQTHFTRWADPAKPASQRKTRDLIAAIGGDFFKLLDGLSLARSRRQIAGHYAGEMKRLGGFPQRPPPKAIHAPIATEKNYLSFEQLDGEISALRLALYHPTSFLRPDLPAAIKDAYQAKILGGFTQEGREKILIGMMKVNFLKRLESSVDSFRLTLERTIAKINVLEKRITDFEQHLNENPELDFDSLTPDEFEDPDFDGEDFTIGGRRRIHLGHLELPKWLEAVRGDRSQLQDLWKETLSVTPRRDGKLAELKALIAAKARRPTTNRDRRLNRKVLVFTAFADTARYLHENLGLWARQELKIHVGLVCGDGGNAASLGRTDFDDILTNFSPVAKRRADQAEAFPNQREEIDLLIATDCISEGQNLQDCDLLVNYDIHWNPVRIIQRFGRIDRIGSRNEAVQLVNFWPVADLDRYLGVKHRVEARMALVDLTATQTDNLLDTTQLADLIKDDLLFRDRQLKRLKDEVLDLEDLDDSVSLGDFSLDEFRQDLLNFLQAHKDELERAPLGLYAVVPPAADIPLARPGVIYCLRQKAGADSPASERINPLAPHYLVYVQHTGDVRLAFVQAKTVLNLFRGLAAGKTEPYVELCRLFDRQTQQGADMSAYSELIQKAVSSITSSYQERLADNLQGNRSFILPTVKEQPQANDAAFELVTWLVILPPDSTS; this is translated from the coding sequence ATGCCGCCGACGCCGTCCCCCCAGAGCAACCTTCGCGACAACCATCATCGTGGCACCGTGGGCGATTTCCTTCGCGAGAATCTGCGCGCCGGAGCCGACCTCGATCTCGTCACGGCCTATTTCACGGTTTTTGCCTATGACAGGCTGCGCGCGCAGCTCGACAGCCTCGGCCGCATCCGGCTGCTGTTCGGCGAACCCGCCTTCATCCAGACCCTCGATCCTGAACACAAGGAAGGCGCGGCCTTTGTTCTGCGGGATGACGGCTTGAATCTCGCCGGCGGACTGAGCCAGCGGCATCTGGCGCGGGCCTGCGCGGGATGGATGCGGGACAAGGTCGATGTCCGCTCCGTGACGCGCACCGGATTCCTCCACGGCAAGATGTCGCACATCCGGCGCGGCGAGGTGACTGCGGCCATCGTGGGCAGCTCCAACTTCACCACGCGCGGGCTCGGGCTGGCCGCCACTGGCAACAATGTGGAGCTGAATCTGATCGTCGACGGCAACCGCGACCGCGCCGACCTGCACGCCTGGTTTGAGGAACTCTGGAACGACACCTCGCGTGTCGAGGACGTGAAGCCGCAAGTGCTGGATTACCTGTTGCAGGTTTACGCCGACCAGTCGCCCCAGTTCATCTATTACAAAACCCTCTACGAACTGTTTCGCCGTTTCATCGAGGCGGGGCAGATCATGGACGAAAACCTGCGGCAGATGCGACTGCCGGACACGGGGATTTGGCGGGCGCTCTACACCTTCCAGCGCGATGGCGCCCGTTCCGCGATCAACAAGATCAAGCAATACAACGGCTGCATCCTCGCCGACAGCGTTGGTCTGGGCAAAACCTACACCGCGCTCGCGGTCATCAAGTATTTCGAGCTGCGCAACGAAAAGGTGCTCGTGCTCTGCCCGAAGAAACTGCGCCGCAACTGGACGGTCTATCGCCAGCCCAGCACGTTGAATCCGTTTGAGGCGGACCGCTTCCGCTACGATGTCCTCCACCATACCGACCTGTCCCGCACCCACGGCGACTCGAACGGCCTCGACCTCGCGGCCCTCAACTGGGGCAACTACGATCTCGTCGTCATTGATGAATCCCACAATTTTCGGAACAACAAGCCCGCCACCCAGCGGCCGGAGGACGAGGAGCCGCGCCGCACCCGCTACGAGCGCCTGATGCAGGACATCATCAGCACCGGCATCCGCACCAAGGTTCTCCTGCTGTCCGCCACGCCGGTGAACAACCAGCTCGCCGATCTGCGCAACCAGATTTCCTTCATCGCGGGCGGCGATGTCGCGCGCGAAGAAACCGCCGACCGCGCGTTTGCGGAAACCCTCGGCATCCCGTCGGTGCGCGAAACCACCCGGCAGGCCCAAACTCATTTCACCCGCTGGGCCGACCCGGCCAAGCCCGCCAGCCAGCGCAAGACCCGTGACCTCATCGCCGCCATCGGCGGGGACTTTTTCAAGCTGCTCGACGGCCTCAGCCTCGCCCGCTCCCGCCGCCAGATTGCCGGCCATTATGCCGGCGAGATGAAGCGGCTGGGCGGATTCCCGCAGCGCCCGCCCCCCAAGGCCATCCACGCGCCCATCGCCACGGAGAAAAATTACCTCTCGTTCGAGCAACTCGACGGCGAAATCAGCGCGCTGCGCCTGGCGCTCTATCACCCGACGAGCTTTCTCCGCCCGGACCTGCCCGCCGCGATCAAGGACGCCTACCAGGCCAAAATCCTCGGCGGCTTCACCCAGGAGGGTCGTGAAAAAATCCTCATCGGCATGATGAAGGTGAACTTTCTCAAGCGCTTGGAGAGCTCGGTGGACTCGTTTCGCCTAACCCTCGAGCGCACCATCGCGAAAATCAACGTCCTGGAAAAACGGATCACGGATTTCGAGCAGCACCTGAACGAGAACCCCGAGTTGGATTTTGATTCGCTGACGCCCGACGAGTTTGAAGATCCGGATTTTGACGGGGAAGACTTTACCATCGGCGGACGCCGCCGCATCCACCTCGGGCATCTGGAGCTTCCCAAGTGGCTCGAGGCCGTCCGCGGCGACCGCAGCCAGCTTCAAGATCTCTGGAAAGAAACCCTGTCCGTCACGCCTCGCCGCGACGGCAAACTGGCGGAGCTGAAAGCCCTCATCGCCGCCAAAGCCCGGCGGCCCACGACGAACCGCGACCGCCGGCTAAATCGAAAAGTCCTCGTTTTCACCGCCTTTGCCGACACCGCCCGCTACCTCCACGAAAATCTCGGCCTGTGGGCGCGCCAGGAATTGAAGATTCATGTCGGCCTCGTCTGCGGCGACGGCGGCAACGCCGCTTCCCTCGGCCGCACGGATTTCGACGACATTCTGACCAACTTTTCGCCGGTCGCCAAACGCCGGGCCGATCAGGCCGAGGCGTTCCCCAATCAGCGCGAGGAAATCGACCTGCTCATCGCCACCGATTGCATCTCCGAGGGCCAGAACCTCCAGGACTGCGACCTGCTGGTGAATTACGACATCCACTGGAACCCCGTCCGCATCATCCAGCGCTTTGGGCGGATTGATCGCATCGGCTCGCGCAACGAGGCCGTGCAGCTCGTCAACTTCTGGCCCGTCGCAGATCTCGACCGCTACCTCGGCGTCAAGCACCGCGTCGAGGCGCGCATGGCCCTGGTGGACCTCACCGCCACGCAGACGGACAACCTGCTGGATACGACGCAACTCGCAGACCTCATCAAGGACGACCTGCTCTTCCGCGACCGCCAGCTCAAACGCCTCAAGGACGAGGTGCTCGATCTCGAAGACCTCGACGACTCGGTCTCCCTCGGCGACTTCTCCCTCGATGAATTCCGGCAGGATTTGCTCAACTTCCTCCAAGCCCACAAAGACGAGCTGGAGCGCGCGCCCCTCGGCCTGTATGCCGTCGTGCCCCCCGCAGCGGATATTCCGCTGGCCCGGCCGGGCGTCATCTACTGCCTGCGGCAGAAAGCCGGTGCCGATTCCCCCGCCAGCGAACGCATCAATCCCCTCGCGCCGCATTACCTCGTCTATGTTCAGCACACGGGCGACGTCCGCCTGGCCTTTGTGCAGGCCAAGACCGTCCTCAACCTCTTCCGCGGACTCGCGGCGGGGAAAACCGAACCCTACGTCGAACTCTGCCGTCTGTTCGACCGGCAGACGCAACAAGGAGCGGACATGAGCGCCTATTCTGAGCTGATTCAGAAGGCGGTTTCATCCATCACCTCTTCTTACCAGGAGCGGCTGGCGGACAACCTGCAGGGCAACCGCTCGTTTATTTTGCCCACCGTGAAAGAGCAGCCGCAGGCCAATGATGCGGCCTTCGAACTCGTCACTTGGTTGGTGATTTTGCCGCCCGACTCCACTTCCTGA
- a CDS encoding phosphoglycerate dehydrogenase, with protein sequence MPRILVTPRSVTTQGHPALDRLRACGFEIVLGPAGRQPTEDELLALLPGCVGFLAGVEPISARVLAAAAPTLRVISRNGTGTDAIDLPAARTLGIEILTASGANARGVAELTIGLLLALARGIVAGNASVKAGGWARPPGFEIAGRTLGVLGYGNVGRQVSTLARALGMRVVVHDPVLPPSFADSPSALSDAANRVHFATFAEVICEADVLTLHCPPLPGGRALLDRATLGSTRRGGCIINTARFDLLDATAVLDALKSGQVAGLALDVYSQEPPARSALLDHPRVITTPHIGGFTRESVDRAMDGAVGNLIAALGPHP encoded by the coding sequence ATGCCTCGCATTCTTGTCACTCCACGGTCCGTAACCACACAGGGGCATCCCGCCCTGGATCGCCTGCGCGCGTGCGGGTTTGAGATTGTTCTCGGTCCGGCGGGACGGCAGCCGACAGAGGATGAACTGCTGGCGCTTCTGCCGGGCTGCGTGGGTTTTCTCGCCGGGGTCGAACCGATCAGCGCGCGGGTGCTGGCAGCCGCCGCGCCCACCCTGCGCGTCATCAGTCGCAATGGCACCGGCACCGACGCCATCGACCTGCCAGCGGCCCGCACGCTGGGCATCGAGATTCTGACCGCCTCCGGCGCCAACGCCCGTGGCGTGGCCGAGCTCACCATCGGCCTGCTGCTTGCACTCGCGCGCGGGATCGTCGCAGGCAATGCCAGCGTGAAGGCGGGAGGATGGGCGCGTCCGCCGGGATTCGAGATCGCCGGCCGCACGCTCGGCGTGCTCGGTTACGGCAATGTCGGCCGCCAGGTCTCCACGCTCGCCCGCGCGCTTGGCATGCGGGTCGTCGTCCACGATCCCGTCCTGCCGCCGTCGTTTGCCGACTCCCCATCCGCACTGAGCGATGCTGCAAACAGAGTCCACTTCGCCACGTTTGCCGAAGTCATCTGTGAGGCCGATGTCCTGACGCTGCACTGCCCTCCCCTGCCCGGCGGCCGGGCGCTGCTCGACCGTGCCACGCTGGGATCGACGCGACGCGGTGGTTGCATCATCAATACAGCGCGTTTTGATCTGCTTGATGCCACGGCCGTGCTGGACGCCCTGAAGAGCGGACAGGTCGCCGGGCTGGCGCTTGATGTCTATTCGCAGGAACCGCCCGCAAGATCTGCGCTGCTGGACCATCCCCGCGTGATCACCACGCCGCACATCGGCGGGTTCACGCGGGAGAGCGTCGACCGCGCGATGGACGGCGCCGTCGGCAACCTGATCGCGGCGCTCGGCCCGCATCCCTGA
- a CDS encoding triose-phosphate isomerase: MSPRKKLIAGNWKMNKTSADAVALAQEIVSAVGKQTDVDVVVCPPYTSLESVGKVLDGSTVKLGAQNVHPEPSGAYTGEISVAMLRAFFASSVILGHSERRTYFKESDTFINQKVIASLKGQLRPILCVGETLGEREAGSTLRVVQTQIEGGLEGVGKDLATSVVIAYEPVWAIGTGKVATTEQAQEVHAFIRTLLGKLFGETIAQKIRILYGGSMKPQNAPELLAQRDIDGGLIGGASLEARSFLDLVNAAASVK, translated from the coding sequence ATGTCTCCTCGAAAGAAACTGATCGCGGGAAACTGGAAGATGAACAAGACCTCCGCGGACGCCGTGGCGCTCGCGCAGGAGATCGTCTCCGCCGTCGGCAAGCAGACCGACGTCGATGTCGTGGTGTGCCCGCCGTACACCTCGCTCGAATCGGTCGGCAAGGTGTTGGACGGATCAACTGTCAAGCTGGGGGCGCAGAACGTGCACCCGGAGCCGAGCGGCGCCTATACGGGCGAGATATCGGTCGCCATGCTGCGTGCGTTCTTTGCGAGCTCCGTGATCCTTGGACACAGCGAGCGCCGCACGTATTTCAAGGAGAGCGACACCTTCATAAACCAGAAGGTGATCGCGTCGCTCAAGGGCCAGCTCAGGCCGATTCTCTGCGTGGGCGAGACACTCGGTGAACGCGAGGCGGGATCGACCCTTCGCGTGGTTCAGACGCAGATCGAAGGCGGGCTCGAGGGAGTAGGCAAGGACCTCGCCACGAGCGTCGTCATCGCCTACGAGCCCGTGTGGGCCATCGGCACCGGCAAGGTGGCGACGACCGAGCAGGCGCAGGAAGTGCACGCCTTCATCCGCACGCTTCTCGGCAAACTCTTCGGCGAGACGATCGCCCAGAAGATCCGCATCCTTTACGGTGGTTCGATGAAGCCGCAGAATGCTCCCGAGCTGCTTGCGCAGAGGGACATCGATGGCGGGCTGATCGGCGGGGCGAGCCTGGAGGCGCGCAGTTTCCTCGATCTCGTCAACGCGGCGGCAAGCGTGAAGTGA
- the pgk gene encoding phosphoglycerate kinase yields the protein MPKFKTIRDLDLAGKRVFMRVDFNVPQDKVTGAITNNQRIVAALPTIRYALEKGASVVLASHLGRPDGRVVEKFSLRPVAAELQKLLGKPVAFVGTCVGPEAEKAAAALKPGDVLLLENLRFHIEEEGKVKLDDGSTLKPKPETVEAFRAALMKLGDVYVNDAFGTAHRAHSSIVGVNLPQKAAGFLMEAELKAFSSVLENPKRPLLAILGGAKIADKIPLINNLIGKADRIIIGGGMAYTFHKVLRGMRIGGSLYDAEGAKIVGEILIKAQARRVELIFPVDFIAADKFSADANTQPADLASGIPDGWEGLDAGPRSIELYRKAILSAKTIIWNGPPGVFEFEKFATATKAMAEALAEATANGATTVVGGGDTATAAKKFKVADKVTHCSTGGGASLEYLEGKVLPGVQFLES from the coding sequence ATGCCCAAGTTCAAAACCATACGCGACCTCGATCTCGCCGGCAAACGCGTGTTCATGCGCGTCGACTTCAACGTCCCCCAGGACAAGGTCACCGGAGCCATCACCAACAATCAGCGCATCGTCGCCGCACTGCCAACGATCCGGTACGCCCTGGAGAAGGGCGCGTCGGTCGTTCTTGCCAGCCATCTGGGCCGGCCGGACGGGCGGGTGGTGGAGAAGTTCTCGCTCAGACCGGTGGCCGCGGAGCTCCAGAAACTGCTCGGAAAACCCGTCGCGTTCGTCGGCACCTGCGTCGGACCGGAGGCCGAAAAGGCTGCGGCGGCGCTCAAGCCGGGCGATGTCCTTCTGCTCGAGAATCTCCGGTTCCACATCGAGGAGGAGGGCAAGGTCAAGCTCGACGATGGTTCGACCCTGAAACCGAAGCCGGAGACGGTGGAGGCCTTTCGCGCCGCCCTCATGAAACTGGGTGATGTCTATGTGAACGACGCCTTCGGCACCGCCCACCGCGCGCACTCCTCGATCGTGGGCGTCAACCTGCCGCAGAAGGCCGCTGGATTTCTCATGGAGGCGGAGCTCAAGGCCTTCTCGTCCGTGCTTGAGAATCCGAAGCGCCCGCTGCTTGCCATCCTTGGCGGAGCGAAGATCGCCGACAAGATTCCGCTGATCAACAATCTCATCGGCAAAGCGGACAGGATCATCATCGGCGGAGGCATGGCGTACACCTTCCACAAGGTGCTTCGCGGGATGAGAATCGGCGGCAGCCTTTATGACGCCGAGGGCGCGAAGATCGTCGGCGAGATTCTCATCAAGGCGCAGGCGCGCCGCGTGGAGCTGATATTCCCGGTGGATTTCATCGCAGCCGACAAGTTTTCCGCCGACGCCAACACCCAGCCCGCGGATCTTGCGAGCGGCATTCCCGATGGATGGGAGGGACTCGATGCGGGGCCAAGGTCGATCGAGCTTTACCGCAAGGCGATTCTGTCCGCAAAGACCATAATCTGGAACGGCCCGCCCGGCGTCTTCGAATTTGAGAAGTTTGCCACGGCCACGAAGGCGATGGCCGAGGCTCTCGCCGAAGCCACTGCCAATGGGGCGACGACGGTTGTGGGCGGCGGCGACACCGCCACGGCTGCCAAGAAGTTCAAAGTGGCCGACAAGGTCACGCACTGCTCCACGGGCGGCGGCGCCAGCCTGGAATATCTGGAAGGCAAAGTCCTTCCGGGCGTGCAGTTCCTGGAAAGTTGA
- the gap gene encoding type I glyceraldehyde-3-phosphate dehydrogenase translates to MAVKVAINGFGRIGRLVFRALVEQGLLGSTLDVVAVGDIVPADNLAYLLKYDSTQGKFNGTVSSKKSSADKAEDDVLVVNGRDILVVSAKSPAELPWAKLGVQLVIESTGLFTDAEKAKGHLTAGAKKVIISAPAKGEDITVVVGVNDDKIDLAKHSIISNASCTTNCLAPVAHVLLKEGFGIAEGLMTTIHAYTATQKTVDGPSKKDWKGGRTAAQNIIPSTTGAAKAVALVLPEVKGKLTGMAFRVPVPTVSVVDLTFRTTRDTSLDEIKAALKKASETYLKGILGYTNDEVVSSDFIHDPRSSIFDAGSSIELNKNFFKLVSWYDNEWGYSNRVVDLTRAIASKL, encoded by the coding sequence ATGGCAGTTAAAGTCGCAATCAATGGTTTCGGCCGCATCGGCCGCCTCGTTTTCCGCGCACTCGTCGAGCAAGGTTTGCTCGGCTCGACGCTCGACGTCGTTGCCGTGGGGGATATCGTCCCGGCCGACAATCTGGCCTATTTGCTCAAGTACGACTCCACCCAGGGCAAGTTCAACGGCACTGTTTCCTCGAAGAAGTCGTCCGCCGACAAGGCGGAGGATGATGTCCTGGTGGTCAACGGCCGCGACATCCTTGTGGTTTCAGCCAAGTCGCCGGCCGAGCTTCCCTGGGCGAAGCTGGGAGTTCAGCTCGTCATTGAGTCGACAGGCCTGTTCACGGATGCCGAAAAGGCGAAGGGACACCTGACCGCCGGCGCGAAAAAAGTCATCATTTCGGCTCCGGCCAAGGGAGAGGACATCACGGTTGTTGTCGGCGTGAACGATGACAAGATCGACCTCGCGAAGCACAGCATCATTTCCAACGCATCCTGCACGACGAACTGTCTGGCGCCTGTCGCCCATGTTCTGCTGAAGGAAGGATTCGGCATCGCCGAGGGGTTGATGACAACGATTCACGCCTACACGGCGACGCAGAAGACGGTCGACGGTCCCTCGAAGAAGGACTGGAAGGGCGGGCGCACGGCCGCGCAGAACATCATTCCGTCCACGACCGGAGCGGCCAAGGCGGTTGCGCTGGTGCTGCCCGAAGTGAAGGGCAAACTCACCGGCATGGCCTTCCGCGTGCCCGTGCCCACTGTGTCGGTTGTCGACCTGACATTCAGGACCACCCGGGACACGTCGCTCGATGAAATCAAGGCCGCGCTGAAGAAAGCGTCGGAAACCTACCTGAAGGGAATTCTTGGATACACGAACGACGAAGTGGTCTCGAGTGATTTCATCCATGACCCGCGCTCGTCGATCTTCGACGCCGGCAGCTCGATCGAGCTCAACAAGAACTTCTTCAAGCTTGTGAGCTGGTACGACAACGAATGGGGCTACAGCAACCGCGTCGTCGATCTCACCCGCGCGATCGCCTCGAAACTCTAG